Proteins co-encoded in one Streptococcus pyogenes genomic window:
- the cas5c gene encoding type I-C CRISPR-associated protein Cas5c: MYRSRDFYVRVSGQRALFTNPATKGGSERSSYSVPTRQALNGIVDAIYYKPTFTNIVTEVKVINQIQTELQGVRALLHDYSADLSYVSYLSDVVYLIKFHFVWNEDRKDLNSDRLPAKHEAIMERSIRKGGRRDVFLGTRECLGLVDDISQEEYETTVSYYNGVNIDLGIMFHSFAYPKDKKTPLKSYFTKTVMKNGVITFKAQSECDIVNTLSSYAFKAPEEIKSVNDECMEYDAMEKGEN; this comes from the coding sequence TTGTACAGATCTAGAGACTTCTACGTGAGAGTAAGTGGTCAGCGAGCTCTTTTTACAAATCCAGCCACAAAAGGGGGATCGGAACGCTCATCCTATTCGGTTCCGACTAGACAGGCACTGAATGGTATCGTTGATGCCATCTATTATAAGCCGACCTTTACTAATATCGTCACAGAGGTTAAGGTTATTAACCAGATTCAAACCGAATTACAGGGTGTCAGGGCTCTGTTACATGATTATAGTGCAGATTTAAGTTATGTATCCTATTTGAGTGATGTTGTTTATCTGATCAAGTTTCATTTTGTTTGGAATGAAGATAGAAAAGATTTGAACTCAGATAGACTTCCAGCTAAACATGAAGCCATTATGGAGCGTTCTATTCGTAAAGGGGGACGTCGAGATGTGTTTTTGGGTACAAGAGAATGTTTAGGGCTTGTAGATGATATCAGCCAAGAAGAGTATGAGACTACTGTGTCGTATTATAATGGTGTCAATATCGACTTGGGAATCATGTTCCATTCCTTTGCCTATCCGAAGGACAAAAAGACACCATTAAAATCATACTTTACAAAGACTGTGATGAAAAATGGAGTCATTACGTTTAAAGCACAGTCTGAATGCGATATTGTTAACACGCTTTCTAGTTATGCTTTTAAAGCACCAGAGGAGATAAAATCGGTTAACGATGAATGCATGGAGTATGATGCCATGGAGAAAGGAGAAAACTGA
- a CDS encoding valine--tRNA ligase — MTELSPKYNPAEVEAGRYQKWLDADVFKPSGDQKAKPYSIVIPPPNVTGKLHLGHAWDTTLQDIIIRQKRMQGFDTLWLPGMDHAGIATQAKVEERLREQGISRYDLGRDKFLDKVWEWKDEYATTIKEQWGKMGLSVDYSRERFTLDEGLSKAVRKVFVDLYKKGWIYRGEFIINWDPAARTALSDIEVIHKDVEGAFYHMNYMLADGSRALQVATTRPETMFGDVAVAVNPEDPRYKDLIGKNVILPIVNKLIPIVGDEHADPEFGTGVVKITPAHDPNDFEVGQRHNLPQVNVMNDDGTMNELAGDFAGMDRFEARQATVAKLEELGALVNIEKRVHSVGHSERSGAVVEPRLSTQWFVKMDELAKQAMDNQETDDRVDFYPPRFNDTFLQWMENVHDWVISRQLWWGHQIPAWYNAEGEIYVGEEAPEGDDWTQDEDVLDTWFSSALWPFSTMGWPDTDVEDFKRYFPTSTLVTGYDIIFFWVSRMIFQSLEFTGRQPFQNVLIHGLIRDEEGRKMSKSLGNGIDPMDVIEKYGADSLRWFLSNGSAPGQDVRFSYEKMDASWNFINKIWNISRYILMNNEGLTLEDAESNVAKVAASEAGNVTDQWILHNLNETIAKVTENFDKFEFGVAGHILYNFIWEEFANWYVELTKEVLYSDNEAEKVITRSVLLYTLDKILRLLHPIMPFVTEEIYAQYAQGSIVTVDYPVVRPAFENEAAHKGVESLKDLIRAVRNARAEVNVAPSKPITILVKTADSELEDFFNSNINYIKCFTNPEKLEISSAIAAPELAMTSIITGAEIYLPLADLLNVEEELARLDKELAKWQKELDMVGKKLGNERFVANAKPEVVQKEKDKQADYQAKYDATQERIAEMKKIKS; from the coding sequence ATGACAGAACTATCACCTAAATACAATCCTGCCGAGGTTGAGGCAGGTCGCTATCAAAAATGGCTTGATGCAGATGTTTTCAAGCCATCAGGAGACCAAAAAGCAAAACCGTATTCTATCGTGATTCCACCGCCAAATGTGACTGGTAAGTTGCACTTGGGACATGCTTGGGACACAACACTTCAAGATATTATCATTCGTCAAAAACGCATGCAGGGCTTTGATACGCTTTGGCTTCCAGGGATGGACCATGCAGGAATTGCGACACAGGCTAAGGTAGAGGAGCGTCTGCGCGAGCAGGGGATTTCTCGTTACGACCTTGGTCGTGACAAATTCCTAGACAAGGTCTGGGAGTGGAAAGACGAATATGCCACTACGATTAAAGAGCAGTGGGGCAAAATGGGGCTTTCTGTGGACTACAGCCGTGAGCGCTTCACCCTTGATGAGGGCTTGTCAAAAGCAGTTCGCAAGGTTTTTGTTGACCTCTACAAAAAAGGCTGGATTTACCGTGGTGAATTCATCATCAACTGGGATCCTGCTGCCAGAACTGCCCTTTCTGACATCGAGGTTATCCACAAGGATGTTGAGGGAGCTTTCTATCACATGAACTATATGTTGGCAGATGGCTCACGCGCCCTTCAAGTGGCAACAACGCGACCAGAAACCATGTTTGGAGACGTTGCCGTTGCCGTAAACCCAGAAGATCCTCGTTACAAAGATTTGATTGGCAAAAATGTTATTTTACCAATCGTGAATAAATTGATTCCAATCGTGGGTGACGAGCATGCTGACCCTGAATTTGGGACTGGAGTTGTGAAAATCACGCCTGCCCATGATCCTAACGATTTCGAGGTTGGTCAACGCCATAATCTACCACAAGTGAATGTCATGAACGATGACGGTACCATGAATGAGTTAGCTGGCGACTTTGCAGGCATGGACCGTTTTGAAGCTCGTCAAGCTACCGTTGCTAAACTTGAAGAACTTGGCGCCCTAGTAAACATCGAAAAACGTGTTCACTCAGTAGGTCACTCAGAACGTTCAGGTGCAGTCGTTGAGCCTCGTCTATCCACTCAATGGTTTGTAAAAATGGATGAGCTTGCTAAACAAGCTATGGACAACCAAGAAACAGATGACCGAGTAGATTTCTACCCACCACGTTTCAACGATACCTTCCTCCAATGGATGGAAAATGTCCATGACTGGGTAATCTCTCGCCAATTATGGTGGGGTCACCAAATTCCTGCTTGGTACAATGCAGAAGGTGAGATTTACGTTGGCGAAGAAGCACCAGAAGGTGATGACTGGACTCAAGATGAAGATGTTCTTGACACTTGGTTCTCATCTGCTTTATGGCCGTTCTCAACTATGGGGTGGCCTGACACAGATGTAGAAGATTTCAAACGTTATTTCCCAACCTCAACCTTAGTAACAGGTTATGACATCATTTTCTTCTGGGTGTCACGTATGATTTTCCAATCGCTTGAATTTACCGGGCGTCAGCCATTCCAAAATGTCCTGATTCACGGTCTTATTCGTGACGAAGAAGGACGCAAAATGTCTAAATCATTGGGGAACGGGATTGATCCGATGGATGTCATTGAGAAATATGGTGCCGATAGCTTACGTTGGTTCCTCTCAAACGGCTCTGCCCCAGGACAAGACGTGCGTTTCTCATACGAAAAAATGGACGCCTCTTGGAATTTCATTAATAAAATTTGGAATATTTCTCGCTATATCCTCATGAATAATGAAGGGTTGACATTGGAAGATGCTGAAAGTAATGTGGCTAAGGTAGCTGCCTCAGAAGCTGGAAATGTGACTGACCAGTGGATTCTCCACAATCTCAATGAAACCATCGCTAAAGTGACAGAAAACTTTGACAAGTTTGAGTTTGGTGTGGCAGGACACATTCTTTACAACTTTATTTGGGAAGAATTTGCCAACTGGTATGTGGAATTGACCAAGGAAGTGCTGTATAGCGACAACGAAGCTGAAAAAGTTATCACGCGCTCTGTCCTTCTTTATACTTTGGACAAGATTTTACGTCTCCTTCACCCAATCATGCCATTTGTAACAGAAGAAATTTACGCTCAATATGCCCAAGGTTCTATTGTGACGGTGGACTATCCTGTGGTTCGCCCAGCTTTTGAAAATGAAGCTGCGCATAAAGGTGTGGAAAGTTTGAAAGACCTGATTCGTGCAGTTCGTAATGCGCGCGCTGAAGTTAACGTGGCACCATCAAAACCAATCACCATTTTGGTGAAGACAGCAGATAGTGAATTAGAAGACTTTTTCAACAGCAATATCAACTACATCAAATGCTTCACTAACCCTGAAAAATTAGAAATCAGCTCAGCCATTGCTGCGCCAGAACTGGCTATGACCAGCATCATCACAGGTGCTGAAATCTACTTGCCACTAGCAGATTTGCTTAACGTGGAAGAAGAACTTGCTCGCCTAGATAAAGAACTGGCTAAATGGCAAAAAGAACTGGACATGGTCGGCAAAAAACTCGGCAACGAACGCTTTGTTGCCAACGCCAAACCAGAAGTTGTCCAAAAAGAAAAAGACAAACAAGCTGACTACCAAGCTAAGTACGACGCAACCCAAGAACGGATTGCAGAGATGAAGAAAATTAAATCATAG
- a CDS encoding AAA family ATPase: protein MNLIIIGAQASGKMTIGQEVARQTGMTLFHNHDSIDFVLRFMPWSQESTALIERIRFAFFETFAKTGQDMIFTIVIDFNDPNDVAMLEKIQAVFQSYDQEVLFVELKTDIEERLKRNRTENRLKHKPLKRNIEWSEQDIQSTMAYAVFNPEEPPKTLTHYQKINNTQLTAAETAQLIIQKMTHIKEN from the coding sequence ATGAACCTTATCATCATTGGTGCTCAAGCGTCGGGCAAGATGACCATTGGGCAAGAAGTTGCCAGGCAGACAGGCATGACTTTGTTTCATAATCACGATTCTATTGACTTTGTTTTACGGTTTATGCCTTGGTCTCAAGAGAGCACTGCCTTGATTGAACGTATCCGTTTTGCTTTTTTTGAAACCTTTGCTAAGACAGGTCAAGACATGATTTTTACTATTGTAATTGACTTCAATGATCCAAATGATGTAGCAATGCTTGAAAAGATTCAGGCTGTTTTTCAGTCTTATGACCAAGAGGTTCTCTTTGTCGAATTAAAAACAGATATAGAGGAACGTCTTAAACGCAATCGCACAGAAAATCGTCTCAAACATAAACCTCTTAAACGCAACATCGAGTGGTCAGAACAAGATATTCAATCCACGATGGCATATGCTGTTTTTAATCCAGAAGAACCACCCAAAACGCTCACGCATTACCAAAAAATCAATAATACCCAGCTCACCGCTGCTGAAACAGCGCAGCTTATTATCCAAAAAATGACTCATATCAAGGAGAACTAA
- a CDS encoding helix-hairpin-helix domain-containing protein, translated as MAKQKNRKKALKLEMKRNGLLKKAGQVFDKAVESVETAVDKTISAGKNLVEKGSQTVENLTASKERLTLDEFAGQPVVAGIRSDLVETLYAEGIHSAQAFKEWTEKDLLALKGIGPATVKKLVENGASFKK; from the coding sequence GTGGCAAAACAAAAAAATCGTAAAAAAGCATTGAAATTAGAAATGAAGCGTAATGGCTTGTTAAAAAAAGCAGGTCAAGTTTTTGATAAGGCAGTTGAAAGTGTTGAAACAGCTGTGGATAAAACCATTTCTGCTGGTAAAAATCTTGTGGAAAAAGGCAGCCAAACAGTTGAAAACCTGACAGCAAGCAAGGAAAGACTTACTCTTGATGAGTTTGCAGGGCAGCCAGTTGTAGCTGGTATCCGCTCTGACCTTGTCGAAACCCTATATGCAGAAGGCATCCATTCAGCGCAAGCTTTTAAGGAGTGGACAGAAAAAGACCTCCTTGCTCTTAAGGGCATTGGTCCAGCAACGGTTAAAAAATTGGTCGAAAATGGTGCAAGCTTTAAAAAATAG
- a CDS encoding DUF1912 family protein, which translates to MSYEKEFLKDFEDWVKTQIQVNQLAMATSQEVAQEDGDERAKDAFIRYESKLDAYEFLLGKFDNYKNGKAFHDIPDELFGARHY; encoded by the coding sequence ATGTCTTATGAAAAAGAATTTTTAAAAGATTTTGAAGACTGGGTTAAAACTCAGATTCAAGTCAATCAGCTAGCCATGGCAACCAGTCAAGAAGTTGCCCAAGAAGATGGCGATGAAAGGGCTAAAGATGCCTTTATTCGTTATGAAAGTAAGTTAGACGCCTACGAATTTTTACTAGGTAAATTTGACAATTATAAAAATGGTAAAGCCTTTCACGATATTCCAGATGAGTTATTTGGAGCAAGGCATTATTAA
- a CDS encoding bifunctional 3-deoxy-7-phosphoheptulonate synthase/chorismate mutase, translating into MIDIMSDFQNKTCSKNNFIVGPCSIESYDHIRLAASSAKKLGYNYFRGGAYKPRTSAASFQGLGLQGIRYLHEVCQEFGLLSVSEIMSERQLEEAYDYLDVIQVGARNMQNFEFLKTLSHIDKPILFKRGLMATIEEYLGALSYLQDTGKSNIILCERGVRGYDVETRNMLDIMAVPIIQQKTDLPIIVDVSHSTGRRDLLLPAAKIAKAVGANGIMMEVHPDPDHALSDAAQQIDYKQLEQLGQELWQD; encoded by the coding sequence ATGATTGACATTATGTCTGACTTTCAAAATAAGACTTGTTCTAAGAATAATTTTATTGTTGGACCTTGTTCCATTGAATCTTATGATCACATTAGATTAGCAGCTTCAAGTGCCAAAAAACTTGGTTACAACTATTTTAGAGGAGGCGCCTATAAACCAAGAACATCTGCTGCTTCTTTTCAAGGCCTTGGCCTGCAAGGAATTCGTTACTTGCATGAGGTTTGTCAGGAATTTGGCTTACTATCGGTCAGTGAAATCATGTCCGAGCGCCAATTAGAAGAAGCCTATGACTATCTCGATGTCATTCAGGTTGGTGCCCGCAACATGCAAAATTTTGAATTTTTAAAAACCTTGTCACACATCGATAAGCCTATTTTGTTTAAACGAGGCTTGATGGCTACTATCGAGGAATATTTGGGCGCCCTTTCCTACTTACAAGACACTGGAAAATCTAACATTATCTTATGCGAACGTGGCGTTCGTGGCTACGATGTGGAGACTAGAAATATGCTTGATATTATGGCAGTCCCTATTATTCAACAAAAGACAGATTTACCGATTATTGTGGACGTATCTCATTCGACAGGCAGACGAGATTTACTCTTACCTGCTGCTAAGATAGCGAAGGCTGTCGGTGCCAATGGCATCATGATGGAGGTTCATCCTGATCCCGACCATGCGCTGTCAGATGCTGCCCAGCAAATTGATTATAAGCAATTAGAACAGTTGGGGCAGGAACTTTGGCAAGATTAA
- the aroB gene encoding 3-dehydroquinate synthase, with protein sequence MPQTLHVHSRVKDYDILFTDHVLKTLADCLGERKQRKLLFITDQTVYHLYQTLFEEFAQQYNAFVHVCPPGGQSKSLERVSAIYDQLIAENFSKKDMIVTIGGGVVGDLGGFVAATYYRGIPYIQIPTTLLSQVDSSIGGKVGVHFKGLTNMIGSIYPPEAIIISTTFLETLPQREFSCGISEMLKIGFIHDRPLFQQLRDFQKETDKQGLERLIYQSISNKKRIVEQDEFENGLRMSLNFGHTLGHAIESLCHHDFYHHGEAIAIGMVVDAKLAVSKGLLPKEDLDSLLQVFERYQLPTTLERADVSATSLFDVFKTDKKNSEQHIIFILPTETGFTTLAINKDDHQFVEKLDSLL encoded by the coding sequence ATGCCACAAACACTTCATGTCCATTCTCGGGTCAAGGATTATGATATCCTGTTTACCGACCATGTTTTAAAAACCTTAGCAGATTGCCTTGGTGAGCGCAAGCAGCGTAAACTCTTGTTTATCACCGATCAAACGGTCTACCACTTGTATCAGACTCTCTTTGAAGAATTTGCTCAGCAATACAACGCTTTTGTCCATGTCTGCCCTCCGGGAGGTCAATCCAAATCCTTGGAACGTGTCAGTGCTATCTACGACCAGCTCATCGCTGAAAATTTTTCCAAAAAAGATATGATTGTTACTATTGGTGGTGGTGTTGTTGGGGATCTGGGTGGTTTTGTCGCTGCAACCTATTACCGTGGTATTCCCTACATTCAAATCCCAACGACTTTACTTAGTCAGGTGGATAGCAGTATCGGGGGCAAAGTTGGAGTCCATTTTAAAGGTCTAACCAATATGATTGGCAGCATTTACCCTCCAGAAGCTATCATTATTTCAACCACCTTTTTGGAGACCTTACCGCAACGGGAATTCTCCTGCGGCATCAGTGAGATGCTCAAAATCGGCTTCATTCATGATAGACCGCTTTTTCAGCAGTTACGTGATTTTCAAAAAGAAACCGATAAGCAGGGACTTGAACGTCTGATTTACCAATCCATTTCCAATAAAAAACGGATTGTTGAACAAGATGAATTTGAAAATGGTTTGCGCATGTCTTTAAATTTTGGGCATACCTTGGGCCACGCGATTGAATCGCTCTGCCACCATGATTTTTACCATCACGGTGAAGCCATTGCTATCGGTATGGTGGTTGATGCTAAACTGGCTGTTTCCAAAGGACTCTTGCCAAAAGAGGACTTGGATAGCCTCCTTCAAGTTTTTGAACGTTACCAGTTACCAACAACACTTGAAAGAGCTGATGTCTCTGCGACATCCCTCTTTGACGTCTTTAAAACAGATAAGAAGAATTCTGAGCAACATATTATCTTTATATTACCCACAGAAACCGGTTTTACCACCCTAGCCATTAACAAAGACGATCACCAATTTGTCGAGAAGCTCGACAGTTTATTATAA
- a CDS encoding cupin domain-containing protein, translating into MIENLSQLVQYHDHQVASRSLSRLLGLSQSIVLYAMAQGESISQETSPRDKVILVLEGQLIFDLEDQKQVLTQESLIAIPAQKVHHLEAKTDCKLLQVLLD; encoded by the coding sequence ATGATTGAAAATCTCTCTCAATTGGTGCAATATCATGATCATCAGGTGGCTAGCCGATCCTTGAGCCGTCTACTGGGATTATCTCAATCTATTGTTTTATATGCCATGGCCCAAGGAGAAAGCATTAGTCAAGAGACTAGTCCAAGAGATAAAGTAATACTTGTTTTAGAAGGTCAGCTCATTTTCGATTTAGAGGATCAAAAACAGGTCCTAACTCAAGAAAGTCTCATAGCCATACCTGCCCAAAAAGTCCATCATTTAGAAGCTAAAACCGATTGTAAACTATTACAAGTGCTTTTAGATTAA
- a CDS encoding cupin domain-containing protein — translation MSYINNIEHAKVLDLTQEVMIEQDQMLSRTLVQRQDLGITVFSLDKGQEIGRHSSPGDAMVTILSGLAEITIDQETYRVAEGQTIVMPAGIPHALYAVEAFQMLLVVVKPEA, via the coding sequence ATGTCTTATATCAATAATATTGAGCACGCGAAGGTTCTTGATTTGACGCAAGAAGTAATGATTGAGCAAGATCAAATGTTAAGTAGAACACTAGTCCAAAGGCAAGACCTAGGAATAACAGTTTTTTCCTTAGATAAGGGCCAAGAAATTGGGCGACACTCATCACCAGGAGATGCCATGGTTACTATCTTAAGTGGCTTAGCAGAAATCACCATTGATCAAGAGACCTACCGGGTTGCTGAAGGTCAAACCATTGTGATGCCAGCTGGGATTCCTCATGCCTTATATGCAGTAGAAGCCTTTCAAATGCTTTTAGTAGTAGTAAAACCGGAGGCTTAA
- a CDS encoding class I SAM-dependent methyltransferase, translating to MVTKEVGHDFLARLGKKRLRPGGVEATNWLIEQGQFSQDCHVLEVACNRCTTAIELAKTFGCQIDAVDLNPKVVKEAQERVAVEGLTRHITVSQASALSLPFPDNHFDIVINEAMLTMLNAQAKEKALNEYWRVLKPGGRLLTHDVAYEDPKTRQVLDELRQTIHVNVAPLSLTGWQALYQEHGFSQVTYHHGKMSLMTPRGMIKDEGLMNTLNIMRRGLKKENRQQFLKMRRFFTRTGKNLCYIAVKSVK from the coding sequence ATGGTAACAAAGGAAGTTGGGCATGACTTTTTAGCACGTCTAGGAAAAAAACGCTTAAGACCTGGCGGTGTTGAGGCGACAAACTGGTTGATTGAACAAGGACAATTCTCTCAGGATTGTCACGTTTTAGAGGTTGCCTGCAATCGCTGCACGACAGCAATAGAGTTAGCTAAAACCTTCGGTTGTCAGATTGATGCCGTTGACTTAAACCCCAAGGTTGTCAAAGAAGCACAAGAAAGGGTTGCTGTTGAGGGGTTAACCCGTCACATTACAGTATCCCAAGCCAGTGCTTTATCACTACCATTTCCAGATAACCATTTTGATATTGTGATTAATGAAGCCATGTTAACCATGTTGAACGCCCAAGCCAAGGAGAAGGCACTCAATGAATATTGGCGTGTGTTAAAACCAGGCGGGCGACTTTTGACACATGACGTAGCTTATGAAGATCCAAAAACAAGACAAGTACTTGACGAGTTACGTCAAACGATTCATGTCAATGTTGCTCCCTTGTCACTAACAGGTTGGCAAGCCTTATATCAAGAACACGGTTTTTCTCAAGTGACTTATCACCATGGGAAAATGTCTTTGATGACACCTCGTGGAATGATTAAGGATGAAGGTCTTATGAACACCCTGAACATTATGAGACGAGGCCTTAAGAAAGAGAACAGACAACAGTTTTTAAAGATGCGTCGTTTTTTTACCAGAACAGGCAAAAATCTCTGCTATATTGCTGTAAAAAGTGTAAAATAA
- a CDS encoding shikimate dehydrogenase, with the protein MSERLSGHTLLVSLLATPIRHSLSPKMHNEAYAKLGLDYAYLAFEVGTEQLADAVQGIRALGIRGSNVSMPNKEAILPLLDDLSPAAELVGAVNTVVNKDGKGHLVGHITDGIGALRALADEGVSVKNKIITLAGVGGAGKAIAVQLAFDGAKEVRLFNRQATRLSSVQKLVTKLNQLTRTKVTLQDLEDQTAFKEAIRESHLFIDATSVGMKPLENLSLITDPELIRPDLVVFDIVYSPAETKLLAFARQHGAQKVINGLGMVLYQGAEAFKLITGQDMPVDAIKPLLGDE; encoded by the coding sequence ATGTCAGAACGTTTATCAGGCCACACCCTGTTGGTCTCTTTGCTTGCTACCCCTATTCGTCATAGTTTGTCTCCCAAAATGCACAATGAAGCCTATGCTAAACTGGGGCTGGATTATGCCTACCTTGCTTTTGAAGTAGGGACAGAGCAATTAGCAGATGCCGTGCAAGGGATTCGTGCCTTAGGAATTCGTGGCTCCAATGTGTCTATGCCAAATAAAGAAGCTATTTTACCCTTATTGGATGACTTGTCCCCAGCTGCTGAGTTGGTCGGTGCAGTCAATACGGTTGTCAATAAGGATGGTAAAGGACATCTCGTGGGGCATATTACAGACGGTATAGGAGCGCTCAGAGCCTTGGCTGACGAAGGAGTGTCGGTAAAGAACAAAATCATTACCCTAGCAGGAGTTGGTGGGGCTGGGAAAGCTATCGCTGTCCAGCTCGCTTTTGACGGCGCCAAAGAGGTTCGTTTGTTTAACCGACAAGCTACACGTCTAAGTAGCGTTCAAAAGCTTGTGACAAAACTGAACCAGCTAACAAGGACTAAAGTAACCCTTCAAGACTTGGAAGATCAGACTGCCTTTAAGGAGGCCATCAGGGAATCTCATCTATTTATTGATGCTACAAGTGTAGGAATGAAGCCTTTAGAAAATCTAAGTTTGATTACCGACCCCGAGCTCATTCGCCCAGACTTGGTGGTCTTTGACATCGTGTACAGCCCAGCAGAAACCAAGTTACTAGCCTTTGCCCGTCAACATGGCGCCCAAAAAGTCATTAATGGGCTAGGAATGGTGCTTTATCAAGGAGCAGAAGCTTTTAAATTAATCACTGGTCAAGACATGCCAGTTGACGCTATTAAACCTCTTTTAGGTGATGAGTAA